In Odocoileus virginianus isolate 20LAN1187 ecotype Illinois chromosome 5, Ovbor_1.2, whole genome shotgun sequence, a single window of DNA contains:
- the COL8A2 gene encoding collagen alpha-2(VIII) chain isoform X2 gives MPLPLLPMDLKGEPGPPGKPGPRGPPGPPGFPGKPGTGKPGLHGQPGPAGPPGFSRMGKAGPPGLPGKVGPPGQPGLRGEPGIRGDQGLRGPPGPPGLPGPSGIAVPGKPGPQGVPGPPGFGGEPGPQGEPGPPGDRGLKGENGVGQPGLPGAPGQGGAPGPPGLPGPAGLGKPGLDGLPGAPGDKGDTGPPGVPGPRGEPGALGPKGPPGVDGVGAPGLAGLPGPQGPPGAKGEPGTRGPPGLIGPTGYGMPGLPGPKGDRGPAGVPGLLGDRGEPGEDGEPGEQGPQGLGGPPGLPGSAGLPGRRGVPGPKGETGPIGPPGVPGIRGDQGPSGLAGKPGLPGERGLPGAHGPPGPTGPKGEPGFMGRPGGPGVAGALGQKGDLGLPGQPGLRGPSGIPGLQGPAGPIGPQGLPGLKGEPGLPGPPGEGKVGEPGVAGPTGPPGVPGSPGLTGPPGPPGPPGPPGAPGAFDETGIAGLHLPNGGVEGAVLGKGVKPQLGLGELSAHATPAFTAVLTSPFPASGMPVKFDRTLYNGHSGYNPATGIFTCPVGGVYYFAYHVHVKGTNVWVALYKNNVPATYTYDEYKKGFLDQASGGAVLQLRPNDQVWVQMPSDQANGLYSTEYIHSSFSGFLLCPT, from the coding sequence GGGCTCCACGGGCAGCCTGGCCCCGCCGGGCCCCCTGGCTTCTCCCGGATGGGCAAGGCTGGTCCCCCAGGGCTCCCAGGCAAGGTTGGACCTCCAGGGCAGCCGGGGCTTCGGGGGGAGCCAGGGATACGAGGGGACCAGGGCCTCCgggggcccccagggccccctggCCTCCCTGGGCCCTCAGGCATCGCTGTCCCTGGAAAGCCAGGCCCCCAGGGGGTGCCAGGGCCCCCAGGATTTGGGGGGGAGCCAGGGCCCCAGGGAGAGCCTGGGCCCCCAGGTGATCGAGGCCTCAAGGGTGAAAATGGAGTGGGCCAGCCAGGGCTACCTGGAGCCCCAGGGCAGGGGGGtgccccagggcccccaggtCTCCCTGGTCCAGCTGGTTTAGGCAAACCGGGTTTGGATGGGCTTCCTGGGGCCCCTGGAGATAAGGGTGACACTGGGCCTCCTGGGGTGCCAGGACCCAGGGGGGAGCCTGGGGCTCTGGGCCCAAAGGGGCCCCCTGGGGTGGATGGTGTAGGGGCACCGGGGTTAGCAGGGTTGCCAGGGCCACAGGGCCCACCAGGAGCCAAAGGGGAGCCAGGGACCCGGGGCCCCCCCGGCCTGATAGGCCCTACTGGTTATGGGATGCCAGGCCTGCCAGGTCCCAAGGGGGACAGGGGTCCAGCTGGGGTCCCGGGGCTCTTGGGGGACAGGGGCGAGCCAGGTGAGGATGGGGAGCCGGGGGAACAGGGCCCACAGGGTCTTGGGGGGCCCCCTGGACTTCCGGGGTCTGCAGGGCTCCCTGGCAGACGTGGGGTCCCTGGGCCTAAGGGGGAGACAGGGCCTATAGGACCCCCAGGAGTGCCTGGCATTCGGGGTGACCAAGGGCCTAGTGGCCTGGCTGGGAAACCTGGGCTCCCAGGAGAGAGGGGGCTTCCAGGGGCTCATGGACCTCCTGGACCGACTGGGCCCAAAGGTGAGCCAGGTTTCATGGGCCGCCCTGGAGGACCAGGGGTGGCAGGAGCCCTGGGGCAGAAGGGTGACTTGGGGCTCCCTGGACAGCCTGGCCTGAGGGGCCCTTCAGGAATCCCAGGGCTCCAGGGTCCGGCTGGCCCTATTGGGCCCCAGGGTCTGCCGGGCCTGAAGGGTGAGCCAGGCCTGCCGGggccccctggagaggggaaagtgGGGGAACCTGGTGTGGCTGGGCCGACAGGGCCTCCTGGGGTCCCAGGTTCCCCAGGACTCACGGGCCCTCCTGGGCCTCCTGGCCCCCCCGGCCCCCCCGGAGCCCCGGGGGCCTTCGACGAGACTGGCATCGCCGGCTTGCACCTGCCCAACGGTGGCGTGGAGGGAGCTGTGCTGGGCAAGGGGGTGAAGCcacagctggggctgggggagctgtCGGCCCATGCCACGCCCGCCTTCACCGCTGTGCTCACCTCACCCTTCCCCGCCTCGGGCATGCCCGTCAAGTTTGACCGGACTCTCTACAACGGCCACAGTGGCTACAACCCGGCCACGGGCATCTTCACCTGCCCCGTGGGCGGGGTCTACTACTTCGCCTACCACGTGCACGTCAAGGGCACCAACGTGTGGGTGGCCCTCTACAAGAACAACGTGCCAGCCACATACACCTACGACGAGTACAAGAAGGGCTTCCTGGACCAGGCGTCCGGCGGCGCTGTCCTGCAGCTGCGGCCCAACGACCAGGTCTGGGTGCAGATGCCCTCGGACCAGGCCAACGGCCTCTACTCCACCGAGTACATCCACTCTTCCTTCTCGGGATTCTTGCTGTGTCCCACATAA